In Devosia beringensis, a single window of DNA contains:
- a CDS encoding DUF1993 domain-containing protein, with the protein MTIAIYDLTVPVYTRMLTNLLTIMDKAEANAAERKFDTAVLASARLSPDMIPFRGQIMIATDHVKGSVSRLAGREVPSWPDTEQTFDELRARIRKALDLLATIKPADLEGSEARDVTLKLGGNDVQENGLVYLTQRALPNFYFHITTAYAILRANGAPIGKRDYIG; encoded by the coding sequence ATGACGATCGCCATATATGACCTGACCGTGCCGGTTTATACCCGCATGCTGACCAATCTGCTGACCATCATGGACAAGGCCGAGGCCAATGCCGCCGAGCGCAAGTTCGACACGGCCGTGCTGGCCAGTGCGCGGCTGTCGCCGGACATGATTCCGTTTCGCGGCCAGATCATGATTGCCACCGATCACGTCAAGGGCAGCGTTTCCCGGCTGGCCGGGCGCGAAGTGCCGTCCTGGCCCGATACCGAACAGACCTTTGACGAGCTGCGCGCGCGCATCCGCAAGGCACTCGACCTGCTGGCCACGATCAAGCCGGCCGATCTCGAGGGCAGCGAAGCCCGCGACGTCACGCTCAAGCTGGGCGGCAATGACGTGCAGGAAAACGGGCTGGTCTACCTGACCCAGCGCGCCCTGCCGAACTTCTATTTCCACATCACCACGGCCTACGCCATCCTGCGCGCAAATGGCGCGCCGATCGGCAAGCGCGACTATATCGGCTGA
- the fliK gene encoding flagellar hook-length control protein FliK, protein MLIPGQLPQIVAAARGSVLQALALKAGQVISGTVIGPAPNGGTQVQIAGQTLNLVLPQLALAGEALRFEVQGSGAQLRLALQAAPAASTAPIATPLPAPASSAAAPPVPATPGQAAPVGTASSPAVVSQAAAGAAPAPAAIPATTAAAAATVPGPSGLPAASLPAAASAPLVSAPPTITPATILAPQTVAGPTTAAASQTPATVTAQPGTQGQVIAPSSARPAVPYAQASPGGASITGSLAALPGATAIPAAAPATGPVAQPAAAPAAGPAMASTPQAALAQMVQAALPQQNSIVGLTAALTSIAGTVALPEPVVRAAQQVLANQLNVAGGKLDGASLQKAVLNSGVFQEAGLARAGTPLLVPQADMKTSLLALRSTLTSWLGQQLPVIAAVTQVAPPLRGKFPRVTGSGIPPIDPAAAADEVGKHLLERTEAALSRLRLHQHASLPDPNVKGAEWSMDLPVVIAGHQTLLQLQIHRDEQNPGEAASERGWQMRFAINLPGMGEVGAQVSLRGRAAGVMLWASEPATSAALEADIDGLRGTLAGVGLTPGAIIVRHGAPPASPQAANSGHLVDATT, encoded by the coding sequence ATGCTTATCCCCGGCCAGCTACCCCAGATTGTTGCTGCCGCCCGCGGCTCGGTGCTGCAGGCGCTTGCGCTCAAGGCGGGCCAGGTCATCAGCGGCACGGTCATCGGGCCGGCGCCCAATGGCGGCACGCAGGTGCAGATTGCCGGCCAGACGCTGAACCTGGTGCTGCCGCAGCTGGCCTTGGCGGGCGAGGCGCTGCGCTTTGAAGTCCAGGGGAGTGGTGCTCAGCTGCGGCTGGCGCTGCAGGCGGCGCCCGCGGCAAGCACGGCACCGATCGCCACGCCACTGCCGGCCCCTGCCAGTTCGGCTGCCGCGCCACCCGTTCCGGCGACCCCGGGGCAAGCTGCGCCTGTCGGCACCGCCAGCAGTCCCGCCGTTGTATCCCAGGCGGCGGCCGGTGCCGCGCCGGCGCCTGCGGCCATTCCCGCCACGACGGCTGCTGCTGCTGCGACAGTGCCAGGTCCAAGCGGATTGCCGGCGGCTTCACTGCCCGCAGCGGCCAGCGCGCCGCTGGTGAGCGCGCCCCCGACAATCACGCCCGCTACCATCTTGGCCCCCCAGACGGTCGCCGGTCCGACGACTGCTGCCGCTTCGCAGACGCCTGCTACCGTCACCGCACAGCCGGGCACCCAAGGACAGGTGATCGCGCCGTCGAGCGCGCGTCCCGCCGTGCCCTATGCCCAGGCGTCACCCGGCGGCGCCTCAATAACCGGGTCCCTGGCGGCGCTCCCGGGCGCGACGGCAATTCCCGCAGCTGCACCCGCCACCGGGCCGGTGGCACAGCCCGCAGCAGCGCCTGCGGCAGGCCCGGCCATGGCCAGCACGCCACAGGCGGCGCTGGCGCAGATGGTCCAGGCAGCCTTGCCGCAGCAGAACAGCATTGTCGGGCTGACGGCAGCCCTGACCTCGATTGCCGGCACAGTGGCGCTGCCCGAGCCGGTCGTTCGGGCGGCCCAGCAGGTGCTGGCCAATCAGCTCAATGTCGCCGGGGGCAAGCTCGATGGCGCCAGCCTGCAGAAGGCGGTGTTGAATTCGGGCGTGTTCCAGGAAGCCGGGCTGGCCCGCGCCGGCACGCCGCTGCTGGTGCCGCAGGCAGACATGAAAACCTCGCTGCTGGCGCTGCGGTCGACGCTGACCAGCTGGCTGGGCCAGCAATTGCCGGTGATCGCCGCCGTTACCCAGGTTGCCCCGCCCCTGCGCGGCAAGTTTCCGCGGGTGACGGGGTCGGGTATTCCGCCGATCGATCCGGCGGCGGCGGCCGACGAGGTGGGCAAACACCTGCTTGAACGGACCGAGGCGGCGCTGTCGCGCCTCCGTCTACATCAGCATGCATCCCTGCCTGACCCCAATGTGAAGGGCGCCGAGTGGAGCATGGACCTGCCGGTGGTGATCGCCGGGCACCAGACGCTGCTGCAACTGCAGATTCATCGCGATGAGCAGAATCCCGGGGAAGCGGCGTCTGAGCGGGGCTGGCAGATGCGCTTTGCCATCAATCTGCCGGGGATGGGCGAGGTCGGGGCCCAGGTGTCGCTGCGTGGCCGTGCGGCCGGCGTCATGCTGTGGGCCAGCGAGCCGGCCACGTCGGCAGCGCTCGAGGCCGATATTGACGGGCTGCGCGGCACGCTGGCCGGGGTGGGCCTGACACCGGGCGCGATCATCGTGCGGCATGGGGCGCCGCCCGCCTCGCCGCAGGCGGCCAATTCGGGCCATCTGGTGGATGCCACGACATGA
- a CDS encoding glycosyltransferase family 2 protein yields MKLAFVIPAYNEEALIGKCLESVVAEVARSGTDARIIVVNNASTDRTGEIARSFPTVQVVDEPKKGLVNARDAGFAATEGFDLVANIDSDTIVPAGWLDTVFAEFARDPKLVCLSGPYVYYDMSAWNRFLVNMFYGLTWLIYVLNRYILRVGSVVQGGNFIFKRDAWEKVGGYDRSIEFFGEDTDVAVRLSKVGAVKWTFGLKMMTSGRRLEKEGVFRTAGTYTLNFFWVTFRGKPATKAYTDIRPD; encoded by the coding sequence ATGAAACTGGCATTCGTCATACCCGCCTATAATGAAGAGGCGCTGATCGGCAAATGCCTGGAATCGGTGGTGGCAGAAGTTGCCCGCAGCGGCACGGACGCCCGGATCATCGTGGTCAACAATGCCTCGACCGACCGCACCGGCGAGATTGCCCGCAGTTTCCCGACGGTGCAGGTGGTCGACGAGCCCAAGAAGGGCCTGGTCAATGCGCGCGATGCCGGCTTTGCCGCCACCGAGGGCTTTGACCTGGTGGCCAATATCGACAGCGACACCATCGTGCCGGCCGGCTGGCTCGACACGGTGTTTGCCGAATTTGCCCGCGATCCCAAGCTGGTCTGCCTAAGCGGCCCCTATGTCTATTACGACATGAGCGCCTGGAACCGGTTCCTGGTGAACATGTTCTATGGCCTGACCTGGCTGATCTATGTGCTCAACCGCTATATCCTGCGCGTGGGTTCGGTAGTGCAGGGCGGCAATTTCATCTTCAAGCGCGACGCCTGGGAGAAGGTGGGCGGCTATGACCGCTCGATAGAGTTCTTCGGCGAGGATACCGACGTCGCCGTTCGCCTGTCCAAGGTGGGCGCGGTGAAATGGACCTTCGGGCTCAAGATGATGACCTCGGGCCGCCGCCTCGAAAAGGAAGGCGTGTTCCGCACCGCCGGCACCTATACGCTGAACTTCTTCTGGGTCACGTTCCGCGGCAAGCCGGCCACCAAGGCCTACACCGATATTCGTCCGGACTAG
- a CDS encoding EscU/YscU/HrcU family type III secretion system export apparatus switch protein, which translates to MSEDPKDRALAVALQYERGTRDAPRVVAKGRGLVAERIIALARDNDVIIEANPVLAQALSGIEIDDTIPIELYEAVAVVIGYVLRTSTKL; encoded by the coding sequence ATGAGCGAGGACCCCAAGGATCGCGCGCTGGCCGTGGCGCTGCAATATGAGCGCGGCACCCGCGATGCGCCGCGCGTCGTGGCCAAGGGGCGCGGCCTCGTCGCCGAGCGCATCATCGCCCTGGCACGCGACAATGACGTGATCATCGAGGCCAATCCGGTGCTGGCCCAGGCGCTGAGCGGCATCGAGATCGACGACACCATTCCCATCGAGCTCTATGAGGCCGTCGCGGTGGTCATCGGCTATGTGCTGCGCACCAGCACCAAGCTGTGA
- a CDS encoding potassium channel family protein, with translation MGSETDKKVTSETVETGRFMQLRHHLRLLYHSHTPKALRFQFAVLVVDLAIIVFFIASPLLRDNENFLWIDYSIALLLAVDLTARALASTDIGRWSRQIPVILDIFILVTLLVPNYFFNLGFLRILRLWTTTHSVTFWRPLKKRGLMEHKETIQAVINLLVFLFVVTGFVYTAFANPRGDSIAGYVDALYFTVATVTTTGFGDITLPGTGGKLASIAIMIVGISLFVKLAQSIFRPNKVHFPCPECGLQNHDPDAVHCKACGHILNIPDSGHY, from the coding sequence ATGGGTAGCGAGACTGACAAGAAGGTGACTAGCGAAACGGTCGAAACCGGCCGCTTCATGCAGCTGCGTCACCATTTGCGACTGCTCTATCACAGCCACACACCCAAGGCGCTGCGGTTCCAGTTCGCCGTCCTGGTGGTGGATCTGGCCATCATCGTGTTTTTCATCGCCTCGCCGCTGCTGCGCGATAACGAGAATTTCCTGTGGATCGACTATTCCATCGCCCTGTTGCTGGCGGTTGACCTGACGGCCAGGGCCCTGGCCTCCACCGATATTGGCCGTTGGTCCAGGCAGATCCCGGTTATCCTCGACATCTTCATTCTGGTCACGCTGCTGGTCCCGAACTACTTCTTCAACCTGGGCTTCCTGCGCATTCTGCGCCTATGGACGACCACCCATTCCGTCACCTTCTGGCGCCCGCTGAAAAAGCGCGGTTTGATGGAGCACAAGGAGACTATCCAGGCCGTCATCAACCTGCTGGTCTTCCTCTTCGTGGTGACCGGGTTTGTCTATACCGCCTTTGCCAATCCCCGCGGCGACAGCATTGCCGGCTATGTCGATGCGCTTTACTTCACCGTGGCCACGGTCACCACCACGGGCTTTGGCGACATCACCCTGCCCGGAACAGGCGGCAAGCTGGCGTCGATCGCCATCATGATCGTGGGCATTTCCCTCTTCGTCAAACTGGCTCAGTCGATCTTCCGGCCCAACAAGGTGCACTTCCCCTGCCCGGAATGCGGGCTGCAGAACCATGATCCGGACGCGGTGCATTGCAAGGCCTGCGGGCACATCCTCAACATTCCCGATTCCGGCCACTATTAG
- a CDS encoding DUF2076 domain-containing protein has translation MASQQDQTVIDDLFDRIEAVASNSAPRDRDAEAQIQQRLRDFPPAPYYLAQTVVAQEQALREAQTRIAELEGQQRARGPWDNVGEDRPGRGGQGGFLAGAAQTALGVAGGMMLINAFGGLFGSAHAAEPDAAAEQDQPADDGDSGGGDDFGDGGFDMGGDF, from the coding sequence ATGGCCAGCCAGCAAGACCAGACCGTCATTGATGATTTGTTCGACCGGATCGAGGCGGTGGCGAGCAACAGCGCGCCGCGCGACCGCGATGCCGAGGCCCAGATCCAGCAGCGGCTGCGCGACTTTCCGCCCGCGCCCTATTATCTGGCCCAGACCGTGGTCGCCCAGGAACAGGCTCTGCGCGAGGCCCAGACCCGCATTGCCGAACTGGAAGGCCAGCAGCGGGCGCGCGGTCCCTGGGACAATGTCGGCGAGGACAGGCCGGGCCGCGGCGGGCAGGGTGGCTTTCTGGCCGGCGCGGCGCAGACGGCGCTGGGCGTGGCCGGTGGCATGATGCTGATCAATGCCTTTGGCGGCCTGTTTGGCAGCGCCCACGCGGCAGAGCCTGACGCTGCCGCCGAGCAAGACCAGCCGGCTGACGACGGCGATAGCGGTGGCGGCGACGATTTCG